In one Carassius carassius chromosome 48, fCarCar2.1, whole genome shotgun sequence genomic region, the following are encoded:
- the LOC132131199 gene encoding DNA-binding protein RFXANK-like isoform X2 produces MENRHDENAVNHSTALTNKQRGNEVTVRPATLDNSSLLNSQDERGFTPLMWAAAFGEIMMVEFLLQKGADPRTVARERESALSLASAGGFADIVNILLQHGVDIDSYDWNGGTPLLYAVRGNHIKCVEALLRCGADITFEADSGYSPVALAVALGHKKVQKLLEDHILELFRGPVSVSDKT; encoded by the exons ATGGAAAACCGACATGACGAGAATGCTGTAAACCATTCGACCGCTCTGACGAATAAACAGCGTGGGAATGAGGTCACAGTCCGACCGGCCACTTTAGACA ACAGCTCTCTGCTTAACAGTCAAGATGAGCGAGGTTTCACACCACTAATGTGGGCTGCTGCATTTGGAGAGATAATGATGGTGGAGTTCCTCCTTCAAAAG GGAGCAGATCCGAGAACAGTGGCTCGGGAACGAGAAAGTGCCCTGTCTTTGGCCAGCGCAGGAGGATTTGCAGACATTGTTAATATTCTCCTACAACATGGCGTTGATATCGATTCCTATGACTGG aatggTGGGACCCCTCTTCTGTATGCCGTTCGTGGGAATCACATAAAATGTGTTGAAGCTCTCTTGA GATGTGGGGCAGATATCACATTTGAGGCAGACTCTGGCTACAGTCCTGTTGCTCTCGCTGTCGCATTGGGCCACAAAAAAG TGCAAAAACTGCTTGAAGATCATATTTTGGAGCTGTTTCGGGGACCAGTTTCAGTGTCTGACAAGACATGA
- the LOC132131200 gene encoding BLOC-1-related complex subunit 8-like isoform X2: MEDQEMQLKVKRVSDKFTESMYVLANEPSIALYRLQEHVRRSLPELVQHKTDMQSWEEQSQGAIYTVEYACSAVKSMTNSSLYFKNIDGLLRQAISLKEQIGSSQGRSAVTDTPTHTSVTPP; the protein is encoded by the exons atgGAGGACCAAGAAATGCAATTGAAAGTAAAAAGAG TGAGTGATAAATTCACCGAGAGCATGTATGTGTTGGCCAATGAGCCGTCGATAGCGCTTTACAGGTTACAAGAGCACGTCAGGAGATCCCTGCCAGAGCTCGTACAACACAAG ACAGACATGCAGAGTTGGGAGGAACAAAGTCAGGGAGCAATCTACACTGTTGAATATGCATGCAG TGCGGTGAAAAGCATGACAAATAGTAGTCTCTATTTCAAGAACATAGACGGTCTGCTCAGGCAAGCCATTTCACTGAAGGAACAGATCGGCAGCTCGCAGGGTCGAAG TGCTGTGACcgatacacccacacacacttcagtcacaccaCCTTGA
- the LOC132131198 gene encoding nuclear receptor 2C2-associated protein-like: MAESLICNNTQSRVSSVLNRDVRQFGKKFMFDCNEETCWNSDQGESQWVVLEFPQPVKVSELRLQFQGGFSGKSCKLEGSAKEEDLKHIVDFYPEDNNCLQSFPIQDAALVQRLKIVFENSADFFGRIIVYTLEILGEKVL, translated from the exons ATGGCAGAGTCATTGATTTGTAACAACACGCAAAGCAG GGTGAGTTCTGTGCTGAACAGAGATGTCAGACAGTTCGGAAAGAAGTTCATGTTTGATTGCAACGAGGAGACGTGCTGGAATTCTGACCAG ggtGAATCCCAGTGGGTTGTCTTGGAGTTTCCACAGCCTGTGAAAGTGTCCGAGCTCAGGCTACAGTTCCAAGGAGGGTTTTCAGGGAAATCTTGCAAATTAGAAG GTTCTGCCAAAGAAGAGGATCTCAAACATATTGTAGACTTCTATCCAGAGGACAACAACTGTCTACAA AGTTTTCCCATTCAAGATGCCGCTTTGGTTCAGAGGCTGAAAATAGTGTTTGAAAACAGTGCTGACTTTTTTGGAAGAATAATTGTTTACACTTTGGAAATCCTGGGGGAAAAGGTTTTGTAA
- the LOC132131199 gene encoding DNA-binding protein RFXANK-like isoform X1 produces the protein MENRHDENAVNHSTALTNKQRGNEVTVRPATLDNLSIHQLAAHGEISQLEVHLSKDSSLLNSQDERGFTPLMWAAAFGEIMMVEFLLQKGADPRTVARERESALSLASAGGFADIVNILLQHGVDIDSYDWNGGTPLLYAVRGNHIKCVEALLRCGADITFEADSGYSPVALAVALGHKKVQKLLEDHILELFRGPVSVSDKT, from the exons ATGGAAAACCGACATGACGAGAATGCTGTAAACCATTCGACCGCTCTGACGAATAAACAGCGTGGGAATGAGGTCACAGTCCGACCGGCCACTTTAGACA ACCTCTCAATTCATCAGCTGGCAGCCCATGGAGAAATTTCACAACTGGAGGTACATTTGTCCAAAG ACAGCTCTCTGCTTAACAGTCAAGATGAGCGAGGTTTCACACCACTAATGTGGGCTGCTGCATTTGGAGAGATAATGATGGTGGAGTTCCTCCTTCAAAAG GGAGCAGATCCGAGAACAGTGGCTCGGGAACGAGAAAGTGCCCTGTCTTTGGCCAGCGCAGGAGGATTTGCAGACATTGTTAATATTCTCCTACAACATGGCGTTGATATCGATTCCTATGACTGG aatggTGGGACCCCTCTTCTGTATGCCGTTCGTGGGAATCACATAAAATGTGTTGAAGCTCTCTTGA GATGTGGGGCAGATATCACATTTGAGGCAGACTCTGGCTACAGTCCTGTTGCTCTCGCTGTCGCATTGGGCCACAAAAAAG TGCAAAAACTGCTTGAAGATCATATTTTGGAGCTGTTTCGGGGACCAGTTTCAGTGTCTGACAAGACATGA